In Microbacterium paraoxydans, the following are encoded in one genomic region:
- a CDS encoding DUF6573 family protein: protein MTEQSENPFKGAEIIAVYTAEEAVADGLLLHFNPATALEAGYRLTVLLTRAAYEAAVQWTREGDWQSEDARFWDVLNVIRPTARQVAGDLVPRETYVLRVPNATRSGNPSTATTASRQRLRVSIEGYNLTGQACIIIALPGED from the coding sequence ATGACCGAGCAGAGCGAAAACCCGTTCAAGGGCGCAGAAATCATCGCCGTCTACACCGCAGAGGAGGCCGTCGCAGACGGGCTGCTGCTGCACTTCAACCCCGCCACCGCCCTCGAGGCCGGATACCGGCTCACGGTACTGCTCACCCGCGCCGCCTACGAGGCCGCGGTGCAGTGGACCCGCGAGGGCGACTGGCAGAGCGAGGACGCCCGATTCTGGGACGTGCTCAACGTCATCCGCCCCACCGCCCGCCAGGTCGCCGGCGATCTCGTCCCGCGCGAGACCTACGTGCTGCGCGTGCCGAACGCCACCCGCTCCGGCAACCCGAGCACCGCCACCACCGCCAGCCGCCAGCGACTCCGCGTGAGCATCGAGGGGTACAACCTCACCGGCCAGGCGTGCATCATCATCGCCCTCCCCGGCGAAGACTGA
- a CDS encoding DUF1643 domain-containing protein, with the protein MTETWIYERTADNSARFVLGTVGVNPLVCVGVNPSTAAPGDPDRTVSKVMGFAARNGFDSWVMLNLYPQRSIDPKGMHLVHDPQLQADNERHIADLIGGRQLTIVAAWGELIRSRPYLPQMLEGIASVTDASGCDWVSIGDLLKSGHPRHPSRARYAWPLQSFDVASYLA; encoded by the coding sequence ATGACTGAGACGTGGATCTACGAGCGCACGGCGGACAACTCTGCGCGCTTCGTGCTGGGGACGGTGGGCGTAAACCCTCTCGTGTGCGTCGGTGTGAACCCCAGCACCGCGGCGCCGGGAGACCCGGATCGCACCGTCAGCAAGGTCATGGGGTTCGCGGCCCGAAACGGGTTCGACAGCTGGGTGATGCTGAACCTCTACCCGCAGAGATCCATCGACCCCAAGGGCATGCACCTGGTGCACGACCCCCAGCTGCAAGCCGATAACGAGCGACACATCGCCGATCTCATCGGCGGACGCCAGCTCACGATCGTCGCCGCGTGGGGCGAGCTGATCCGATCCCGCCCTTACCTCCCGCAGATGCTTGAGGGCATCGCCTCGGTGACGGATGCCTCCGGCTGTGACTGGGTGTCGATCGGCGATCTGCTCAAGAGCGGGCACCCCCGGCATCCGTCACGCGCCCGCTACGCCTGGCCGTTGCAGAGCTTCGACGTGGCGAGCTATCTGGCCTAG
- a CDS encoding DUF4192 family protein — translation MATTPTTIKAGTPRDFLGLVPALLGFTPQDSLVLVPFEASRTIGAMRLDLDADAATLAHTGLGLVCRVPRVTGVAAVIYAAEDADSTRDLGQQIADVADRQGLHLVDVLYVASDGYGSHLTGEAPRPVAEIATPDALREKVAASQTAGASIPDADPARAARIAFAAARMDDDALADFVAVAEDALTGDPADLDTRQAAILLTGIGIPLWRDVALIQWATDRGNGTRALAAQIGHSIMGAPVPESIARTLYGQGDRPDADRLTAGLALVRHLAAYADDQERPNLLAAAAWLSWALGRSTHATVYTDRALAIDPDHGMSQIVATLCSAAVLPDWAFAR, via the coding sequence ATGGCCACCACACCGACCACCATCAAGGCGGGCACCCCGCGCGACTTCCTCGGCCTCGTGCCCGCGCTGCTCGGCTTCACCCCGCAGGACTCGCTCGTGCTCGTGCCCTTCGAGGCGTCGCGCACGATCGGGGCGATGCGACTCGACCTCGACGCGGATGCCGCGACGCTCGCGCACACCGGCCTCGGGCTGGTCTGCCGAGTGCCGCGCGTGACCGGGGTAGCCGCCGTGATCTACGCCGCCGAGGACGCCGACAGCACCCGCGATCTCGGCCAGCAGATCGCCGATGTCGCCGACCGGCAGGGACTGCACCTGGTGGACGTGCTCTACGTCGCCAGCGACGGCTACGGCAGCCACCTGACCGGCGAGGCACCGCGCCCCGTCGCCGAGATCGCGACCCCGGACGCGCTGCGCGAGAAGGTCGCAGCATCCCAGACCGCCGGGGCGAGCATCCCCGACGCCGACCCGGCGCGTGCCGCCCGGATCGCGTTCGCGGCCGCGCGGATGGACGACGATGCCCTCGCGGACTTCGTCGCCGTCGCGGAGGACGCCCTGACCGGTGACCCCGCCGACCTCGACACCCGCCAGGCTGCGATCCTGCTCACCGGCATCGGCATCCCGCTGTGGCGTGACGTGGCCCTCATCCAGTGGGCCACCGACCGCGGCAACGGCACCCGTGCCCTGGCCGCGCAGATCGGCCACTCGATCATGGGCGCACCCGTCCCCGAGAGCATCGCCCGCACCCTCTACGGACAGGGCGACCGCCCCGACGCCGACCGGCTGACGGCGGGACTCGCGCTCGTGCGCCACCTTGCCGCCTACGCCGACGACCAGGAGCGCCCCAACCTGCTCGCCGCCGCCGCCTGGCTGTCCTGGGCGCTGGGCCGATCCACTCACGCCACCGTCTACACCGACCGCGCCCTCGCGATCGACCCCGACCACGGCATGAGCCAGATCGTCGCGACCCTCTGCTCGGCAGCCGTGCTCCCGGATTGGGCGTTCGCCCGCTGA
- a CDS encoding FAD-binding protein, which yields MVDARQEPTPDWLVEGATLGELAGKIDVPAQALAETVARFNEHAARGEDPDFHRGASAYDRYWGDEQNPYPNPSLAPLEQGPYYALAVVNGCFGTSGGIATDGLGRVLDADGDAIRGLFAVGNASENAFAAGYPGAGATLGPIMTMAYLLGRTASGASIGDLSLADGAGAR from the coding sequence TTGGTCGATGCACGCCAGGAGCCGACTCCCGACTGGCTCGTCGAAGGAGCAACCCTCGGAGAGCTCGCCGGGAAGATCGACGTTCCCGCCCAGGCGCTGGCCGAGACGGTCGCGCGATTCAACGAGCACGCCGCCCGTGGGGAGGATCCGGACTTCCACCGCGGTGCGAGCGCGTACGACCGCTACTGGGGAGACGAACAGAACCCGTATCCCAATCCCAGCCTCGCACCGCTCGAGCAAGGCCCCTACTACGCTCTCGCCGTGGTGAACGGCTGCTTCGGCACCAGCGGAGGGATCGCCACCGACGGCCTCGGAAGGGTCCTCGACGCAGACGGCGATGCCATACGCGGCCTGTTTGCGGTCGGCAACGCCTCCGAGAACGCCTTCGCCGCCGGCTACCCCGGCGCCGGCGCCACGCTCGGTCCGATCATGACCATGGCCTACCTTCTCGGGCGTACCGCCAGCGGCGCGTCGATCGGCGACCTGAGCCTTGCCGACGGAGCCGGGGCACGATGA
- a CDS encoding Dabb family protein, whose amino-acid sequence MIRHVVFFSFAANHDPAVLEEWRDLLDGLLGKIPGLVRLSHGPDVMRSERAWDYALVADFRTLDDVRAYATHPAHLPLFPLSGAISEQIASVDFEIDEQ is encoded by the coding sequence ATGATCCGTCACGTCGTGTTCTTCTCGTTCGCAGCGAACCATGATCCTGCCGTGCTCGAGGAGTGGCGCGACCTGCTCGATGGTCTGCTCGGAAAGATTCCCGGCCTGGTCCGACTGTCACACGGCCCCGACGTGATGCGCAGCGAACGCGCATGGGACTATGCACTCGTCGCCGACTTCCGCACCCTCGACGATGTCCGTGCCTACGCGACGCACCCCGCGCATCTGCCGCTCTTCCCTCTCTCCGGAGCGATCTCGGAGCAGATCGCCTCGGTCGACTTCGAGATCGACGAGCAGTAG
- a CDS encoding nuclear transport factor 2 family protein, giving the protein MKSEDGFSMPRVRAVTPTVAEELRDLKARYFHYVDLKQWDELRGLFVDDCVFEGLWAAAPDPDTFVENLMRNMTEEVVSVHHGFMPQFRRIDDFSARGRWAMTDYLTWPRGSRGYMGITVPEQRGMRGYGYYEELYRLTESGWRIAFMRLSRIRMDPIVGDAPAIDYPVVPAVPGWLD; this is encoded by the coding sequence GTGAAGAGCGAGGATGGTTTCTCGATGCCCCGAGTACGTGCGGTCACCCCCACCGTGGCAGAGGAGCTCCGCGACCTGAAGGCACGCTATTTTCACTACGTCGACCTGAAGCAGTGGGACGAACTGCGCGGACTCTTCGTGGACGACTGCGTCTTCGAAGGACTGTGGGCCGCCGCGCCCGACCCCGACACGTTCGTGGAGAACCTGATGCGCAACATGACCGAAGAGGTCGTCAGCGTCCATCACGGGTTCATGCCGCAGTTTCGGCGGATCGATGACTTCTCGGCTCGCGGGCGCTGGGCCATGACCGACTATCTGACGTGGCCACGCGGGTCACGAGGGTATATGGGGATCACCGTGCCGGAACAGAGGGGGATGCGGGGATATGGCTACTACGAGGAGCTCTACCGACTCACCGAGTCCGGCTGGCGCATCGCCTTCATGCGACTGAGCCGGATCCGCATGGATCCCATCGTTGGCGACGCGCCTGCGATCGACTACCCGGTGGTTCCCGCGGTCCCCGGCTGGCTGGACTGA
- a CDS encoding 4-hydroxybenzoate 3-monooxygenase, translating to MSTIRTRVAIVGAGPAGLLLSHLLAASGLESVVIDQRSREEIETTIRAGILEQGTVEVLDTLGAFSRARTLGDRHDGIELRFAGSGHRIDFADLVGRGVWLYPQHEVLKDLIAARLSSGQDLRFGVTAHRIEDPASDRPRVIATGADGSPLEIEAEFVVGADGSRSVVREAVTGSHTGGHFREYPFAWFGILCEAPPSADELIYSNSPDGFALISQRSTTVQRMYFQCDPRTDPSTLTEEQLWEELQKRVPGTTLKEGPVFQRDVLRFRSFVALELLRGRLALIGDAAHTVPPTGAKGMNLAVADVLVLERALRALLLERDSRLVEAFPETALHRIWKAQHFSWWMTSMLHVAPDARDFDRLRQLGELQSVVESEAGRRFLAEAYTGWPLHTLT from the coding sequence ATGTCCACCATCCGCACCCGCGTCGCCATCGTCGGCGCTGGACCCGCCGGACTGCTGCTGTCGCATCTGCTCGCGGCGTCCGGCCTCGAGTCAGTCGTCATCGATCAGCGTTCCCGTGAAGAGATCGAGACCACGATCCGGGCAGGCATCCTCGAACAGGGCACCGTCGAGGTGCTCGACACGCTCGGCGCGTTCAGCCGCGCCCGCACCCTGGGAGACCGCCACGACGGCATCGAGCTCCGCTTCGCCGGCAGCGGACACCGCATCGACTTCGCCGACCTCGTCGGCCGCGGTGTGTGGCTGTACCCGCAGCACGAAGTCCTGAAGGATCTCATCGCCGCGCGGCTCTCCAGTGGCCAAGACCTGCGCTTCGGCGTGACGGCGCATCGTATCGAGGACCCCGCGTCCGACCGCCCACGCGTCATCGCCACCGGCGCAGACGGATCGCCTCTCGAGATCGAGGCCGAGTTCGTCGTCGGCGCCGACGGGTCACGCAGTGTCGTGCGGGAGGCCGTAACCGGTTCCCACACAGGCGGGCACTTCCGCGAGTACCCGTTCGCCTGGTTCGGCATCCTCTGCGAGGCGCCGCCCAGCGCCGACGAGCTCATCTACAGCAACTCCCCCGATGGCTTCGCGCTCATCAGCCAGCGAAGCACCACCGTGCAGCGCATGTACTTCCAATGCGATCCCCGCACCGACCCCAGCACCCTCACCGAGGAGCAACTGTGGGAAGAACTGCAGAAGCGGGTGCCGGGGACGACGCTCAAGGAAGGCCCCGTCTTCCAACGCGACGTGCTGCGATTCCGGAGCTTCGTCGCCCTCGAACTGCTTCGCGGCCGCCTCGCACTCATCGGCGACGCCGCCCATACCGTGCCGCCCACCGGCGCGAAAGGCATGAACCTTGCCGTAGCCGACGTCCTCGTTCTCGAGCGCGCGCTGCGCGCGCTTCTGCTCGAGAGGGACAGCCGCCTCGTCGAGGCCTTCCCCGAGACGGCGCTGCACCGCATCTGGAAGGCCCAGCACTTCTCCTGGTGGATGACCAGCATGCTTCACGTCGCCCCCGATGCAAGGGACTTCGACCGCCTCCGCCAGCTCGGAGAGCTCCAATCCGTCGTCGAGTCCGAAGCCGGCCGCCGCTTCCTCGCCGAGGCATACACCGGCTGGCCCCTCCACACCCTCACCTGA
- a CDS encoding IclR family transcriptional regulator, with translation MANSPSSDSMIDRIVRVLETFTADRSVQSASQIGRRAALPSSTAHRIVDELVDAGLLGRDEDRRVHLGMRLWELALRGSTALRLRQAALPYMERVQTHIRQHTQLAVLEQDEALFLERLSHPDAGANITRIAGRLPLHASSSGLVLLAHAPADLRERVLAQPLRALAPETVTDPGRLRRLLAGVRRDGVAIAQGSIESVSTGVAVPIRDAGEVVAALSVVLPRQAPHTAAIIALREAVTGIEATLRSPR, from the coding sequence ATGGCGAACTCGCCCTCCAGCGACTCGATGATCGACCGCATCGTGCGCGTCCTCGAGACGTTCACAGCTGATCGTTCGGTGCAGTCGGCCAGTCAGATCGGGCGCCGAGCGGCGCTGCCGTCGTCCACCGCGCACCGGATCGTGGACGAGCTGGTCGACGCCGGACTGCTCGGACGCGACGAGGACCGCCGCGTCCACCTGGGAATGCGCTTGTGGGAACTGGCCCTCCGCGGGTCGACCGCGCTACGTCTGCGCCAGGCGGCGCTCCCCTATATGGAGCGCGTGCAGACGCACATCCGCCAGCACACCCAACTCGCCGTTCTCGAACAGGACGAAGCACTGTTCCTCGAACGCCTTTCGCACCCCGACGCCGGTGCGAACATCACACGGATCGCTGGGCGGCTACCGCTGCACGCCTCCTCGTCGGGCCTCGTCCTGCTCGCGCACGCTCCCGCCGATCTCCGCGAACGCGTGCTCGCCCAGCCGTTGCGCGCTCTCGCACCCGAGACGGTGACCGATCCCGGACGTCTACGCCGTCTCCTCGCTGGCGTGCGTCGCGATGGCGTGGCGATCGCGCAAGGTTCGATCGAATCCGTCTCGACCGGCGTGGCCGTGCCGATCCGCGACGCAGGTGAAGTCGTCGCCGCGCTTTCCGTGGTGCTACCACGACAAGCGCCGCACACGGCGGCGATCATCGCTCTGCGAGAAGCCGTGACCGGCATCGAGGCCACGCTGCGGTCCCCCCGATAG
- a CDS encoding LysR family transcriptional regulator: MSLTDLNQLRTFVVLYELRSLTAAAERLHVTQPTVSYTLRRLRQRFGDDLFRRQGNEMVPTPRARQLFGPLHEALSRIDAVVSAPDAFDPASFGGELSLALTSIGEQTFLPPIMPVLAKEAPDLHLQVRRLDADQVEDGLVRGTIDLAITVSLLDSPRLWRTPVRDVEYVALSSRAHPLPPTAADMFVGRRFVRVSSRGGHVYPLQAMIEQGLMPQVTLTVEEYATVPAVLEATDLVVLLPRHVAEVFCGWFPGLRIAELPWPGQSTPVALYTRRELSMSPAQTWFRSVVLDAVAADDHRPT; encoded by the coding sequence ATGTCGCTCACCGATCTCAACCAGTTGCGCACTTTCGTCGTGCTGTACGAGCTGCGCAGTCTGACCGCCGCCGCCGAGCGATTGCACGTCACGCAGCCGACGGTCAGCTACACGCTGAGGAGGTTGCGGCAGCGGTTCGGCGACGACCTGTTCCGCCGCCAGGGGAACGAGATGGTGCCGACCCCGCGTGCCCGGCAGCTGTTCGGACCGCTGCACGAGGCACTGTCGCGCATCGATGCCGTGGTGAGCGCGCCCGACGCCTTCGATCCCGCGAGCTTCGGCGGGGAGCTCTCGCTCGCGCTGACCTCGATCGGCGAGCAGACCTTCCTGCCGCCGATCATGCCGGTGCTCGCGAAGGAGGCGCCGGACCTTCACCTGCAGGTGCGGCGGCTGGACGCGGATCAGGTGGAAGACGGGCTCGTCCGGGGCACCATCGACCTGGCGATCACGGTGTCGTTGCTGGACTCGCCGCGGCTGTGGCGCACACCGGTGCGCGACGTGGAGTACGTGGCGCTGTCCTCGCGTGCCCATCCGCTGCCTCCGACCGCCGCGGACATGTTCGTCGGGCGCCGCTTCGTGCGGGTGTCCTCCCGCGGCGGCCACGTGTACCCGCTCCAGGCGATGATCGAACAGGGACTCATGCCGCAGGTGACGCTGACGGTCGAGGAGTACGCCACCGTGCCCGCGGTGCTCGAGGCGACCGATCTCGTCGTGCTGCTGCCGCGACACGTGGCCGAGGTGTTCTGCGGATGGTTCCCCGGTCTGCGCATCGCCGAGCTGCCGTGGCCGGGCCAGAGCACCCCGGTCGCGCTCTACACGCGACGCGAACTGAGCATGTCTCCCGCGCAGACGTGGTTCCGATCGGTGGTGCTGGATGCGGTGGCCGCCGACGACCACCGGCCGACCTAG